The DNA window TCAATTTCATTTAAAATAGATCGGAATTCCTCGATCATGGGGAGCATCAGCGGAGAGTGGAATGCATGAGAGACTTTTAACGGAATCGCTCGGATTGCTCTCTTCGCCAGGGTTTCCAAAATCAGTCGCATCGCACCTCGGGAGCCGGAGATTACGGTTTCTCCTGGAGCATTCAGCCCAGCAATAGCAAGATCGGGATAGCGCTGGATGAGCGGCTCGACTATGTCGCTTTCGGCGAAAACTGCCGTCATGGCACCATTAGCCGGAAGCTGCTGCATCAAGCGTCCGCGGTGCGCTACTAACTTGAGTTCCGTCTTCTAAGCTAAATACACCAGCCCAACATGCAGCCACAACCTCTCCCAAACTGTGGCCGATCATTGCTGTCGGCCTGATTCCAAGAGCATCAAATAATGTCAGTAAACTATATTCTAGAGCAAATAGAGCAGG is part of the Opitutales bacterium genome and encodes:
- a CDS encoding acyltransferase domain-containing protein codes for the protein PIFRETFDRCDSLLKPILGESISSVLFEQKSDSIHQTRLAQPALFALEYSLLTLFDALGIRPTAMIGHSLGEVVAACWAGVFSLEDGTQVSSAPRTLDAAASG